One Helicoverpa armigera isolate CAAS_96S chromosome 12, ASM3070526v1, whole genome shotgun sequence DNA window includes the following coding sequences:
- the LOC110373797 gene encoding coiled-coil domain-containing protein 12 has translation MVIMDTAGGVGSLEEQALKRKERLKNLKRKNPTSESSNNDTPSEFVPLPKPKFRSYKPQDETLQEAKLEDAEPAAVEAEVKELLEAGKEKIVLQDLDISSLAPRKPDWDLKRDVAKKLEKLERRTQKAIAELIWERLKQGNEDNLGAMVTMTDNRATEED, from the exons ATGGTTATCATGGATACAGCGGGAGGTGTTGGAAGCTTAGAAGAACAAGCACTCAAAAGAAAAGAAAGGCTTAAAAACCTTAAGCGTAAAAACCCTACAAGTGAAAGTTCAAACAATGATACGCCCAGTGAGTTTGTGCCACTTCCAAA GCCAAAATTCAGAAGTTACAAACCGCAGGATGAGACGCTTCAGGAAGCCAAGTTAGAGGATGCTGAACCAGCGGCCGTAGAAGCTGAAGTGAAGGAACTACTTGAAGCTGGCAAGGAGAAG ATAGTTCTACAAGATTTAGATATCTCAAGTTTAGCACCACGTAAACCAGATTGGGATCTCAAAAGGGATGTGGCAAAGAAATTAGAGAAACTGGAGAGAAGAACACAAAAGGCAATAGCAGAGCTGATATGGGAAAGATTGAAACAAGGTAATGAAGATAACTTGGGGGCCATGGTAACTATGACTGATAATAGAGCCACTGAAGAAGATTGa
- the LOC110373790 gene encoding carbonic anhydrase 7 → MQVVAAIFSVFALLQELTHGEEFGYDGNIGPQYWGERYRECAGKHQSPININVLRVKHVTLPDLVLVGFDDSIDDVHVTNNGHTVLIEVKNEPHPRVRGGPLSDDYIFSQMHFHWGDNDTFGSEDKINHRSFPMELHMVFFKEEYQSAVEAVKHSDGLTVLAFFYELDRHQHPAYDDITSALVNVTEPYTSVVMSHPFSFLHILPYDLKRYFTYQGSLTTPPCSEVVTWLDFEQPIRLTHEQIEAFREIRSSHGKITHNFRPIQPIGDRVVFYNIDKDYYLYNNEIDEQEETTTKHPQWRKKGRSNAHSIVPTVLNTICLTLLMSFGL, encoded by the exons ATGCAAGTGGTTGCAGCAATATTTTCTGTGTTCGCGCTTTTGCAAG aaCTCACGCATGGCGAAGAATTTGGCTATGATGGCAATATCG GTCCTCAATACTGGGGTGAAAGGTACCGAGAGTGCGCCGGCAAGCATCAGAGCCCCATCAACATCAACGTGCTGCGAGTAAAGCATGTCACGTTACCCGACCTCGTGCTCGTAGGCTTCGATGATTCCATTGATGACGTTCACGTCACCAACAATGGACACACAG TTCTAATAGAGGTGAAGAATGAGCCACACCCTCGGGTGAGGGGAGGGCCGCTCAGTGATGACTACATATTCAGCCAGATGCACTTCCATTGGGGGGACAACGACACCTTTGGCTCCGAAGACAAGATCAACCACAGAAG tttccCGATGGAGTTGCACATGGTGTTCTTTAAAGAGGAGTACCAGTCAGCTGTGGAGGCAGTGAAGCATTCAGACGGCTTGACTGTCCTCGCATTCTTTTATGAG TTGGACCGTCACCAACACCCGGCTTACGATGATATTACATCGGCGCTGGTGAACGTAACAGAGCCCTACACCAGCGTGGTGATGAGCCATCCGTTCTCATTCCTTCATATTCTCCCCTACGACCTCAAGAGATACTTCACGTACCAAGGCTCGTTGACAACGCCGCCCTGCTCTGAAGTCGTCACCTGGTTGGACTTTGAACAGCCAATCAGGCTCACACATGAACAG ATAGAGGCATTCCGAGAGATAAGATCATCACATGGGAAGATCACACACAACTTCAGGCCAATTCAACCAATCGGCGACAGAGTAGTATTCTACAATATTGACAAAGACTACTATTTGTACAACAACGAGATTGATGAGCAAGAAGAAACCACAACTAAACACCCTCAATGGAGAAAAAAGGGTCGCAGCAATGCTCATAGTATAGTTCCTACAGTTTTAAATACAATCTGCCTTACTTTATTGATGTCATTTGGCTTGTGA
- the LOC110373774 gene encoding putative transcriptional regulator cudA, protein MRPMLALLFFSLLALSLGEETTTDSYNDKFNTIEPKPSVRLDPYIRKALLKALSELEDSTTGSEGLDGTTNSDVYTTSENIPESQTNKDEVQIHSFIVNGQSAFSSNSTNTPAIVDSNISILSTTAGNVESQVTATLPTAATFPEIFQTRASENNLLQTRSIASTSKSNTENDASVKKPTFKPIISTTTTTTTTTTTTTTPKPTHNDDGENIEEVDKRDVQVYQAPLVAAFTVHQDPQGLPKKVIPLYQQTNNQNFMSSLPSTNLASGVLQSQTLGQIIPSVNLNQIPPSDYISQQLILQRQLEEKQRILEDQLRLLQQQQRQQEELLRKQQYLLQQKEAQRQQLISNTQKFQAQSSVNNFQIQKNIPQNQFLNQNVPVRPNNGQVSIQQSVPLESSSTVTNQQLPNREAVDFLIHLHSQQPDQFPLQENHLPQGISNFLHPNSGQNFHQGVNYNQVRAVSDQFGQPKQSHRVFRQDSGVGNFGINHQNFNAFNTFNPIHTNRFFPINAQNQYNVDAELKQLLVQNGLNGRNQEDLNIVSKVLSLNHGVTLNNNISNRLPFDSRRHVRPLI, encoded by the coding sequence GATAAATTTAATACCATTGAGCCTAAACCATCTGTTAGACTAGATCCTTATATAAGAAAGGCCTTACTTAAAGCTCTCAGTGAATTGGAGGACTCAACAACAGGATCTGAAGGGTTAGATGGGACTACTAATTCAGATGTATACACAACCAGCGAGAATATTCCTGAGTCTCAAACGAATAAAGATGAAGTACAGATTCATTCATTCATCGTCAATGGACAGTCTGCTTTTTCAAGTAATAGCACAAACACACCTGCAATAGTAGACAGCAATATATCTATTTTGAGCACTACTGCAGGAAATGTTGAAAGCCAAGTAACAGCCACTTTACCCACAGCAGCTACATTTCctgaaatatttcaaacaaGAGCAAGCGAGAACAATCTGCTGCAGACAAGAAGCATTGCTAGTACTTCTAAATCGAACACAGAAAACGATGCCAGTGTTAAAAAACCCACGTTTAAACCTATAATTTCTACAACTACTACaacaactactactactacaacCACAACTACTCCGAAGCCGACCCACAATGACGACGGGGAAAACATTGAAGAAGTTGATAAACGTGATGTACAAGTATACCAAGCTCCTTTGGTTGCAGCGTTTACTGTTCACCAAGATCCACAAGGCCTGCCGAAAAAAGTTATACCACTTTACCAGCAAACCAATAACCAAAACTTTATGAGCTCGTTGCCTTCGACAAATTTGGCCTCTGGAGTTCTGCAATCCCAAACATTAGGCCAAATAATTCCCAGTGTTAATTTAAACCAGATACCCCCATCAGACTACATAAGCCAACAATTAATACTACAAAGACAActtgaagaaaaacaaagaatTCTCGAGGATCAACTTCGTCTATTGCAACAGCAGCAAAGGCAACAAGAAGAATTGCTGAGGAAGCAGCAATATCTTTTGCAACAAAAAGAAGCCCAAAGACAACAACTTATTTCCAATACTCAAAAGTTTCAAGCTCAGAgttctgtaaataattttcaaatacagaaaaatattcctcagaacCAGTTCTTAAATCAGAATGTACCGGTCAGACCGAACAACGGTCAGGTATCAATTCAACAGAGTGTACCTTTAGAATCGAGCAGTACAGTAACTAATCAACAATTACCGAATCGTGAGGCAGTTGATTTTCTTATTCATTTACATAGTCAGCAGCCGGATCAATTTCCGTTACAAGAGAACCACCTTCCTCAAGGAATTAGTAATTTCCTGCACCCGAACTCCGGTCAGAACTTCCACCAAGGAGTTAATTATAATCAAGTAAGAGCAGTCAGCGATCAATTTGGTCAACCGAAACAAAGTCATCGTGTATTCCGTCAAGATAGTGGAGTTGGTAACTTTGGGATAAACCATCAGAATTTTAATGCATTCAACACTTTCAATCCAATCCATACAAACCGTTTCTTTCCGATAAATGCGCAGAACCAGTATAatgttgacgcagaattaaaacaattattagtACAAAATGGCCTAAATGGTAGGAATcaagaagatttaaatattgtatCGAAAGTTTTATCTCTTAACCATGGAGTAAcgttaaacaataacatttctAACAGGTTACCTTTCGACAGTAGAAGACATGTGAGGCCACTTATATAA